Proteins co-encoded in one Mycobacterium mantenii genomic window:
- the cspA gene encoding cold shock protein CspA — protein sequence MPQGTVKWFNAEKGFGFIAPEDGSADVFVHYTEIQGSGFRTLEENQKVEFEIGHSPKGPQATGVRSL from the coding sequence ATGCCACAGGGAACTGTGAAGTGGTTCAACGCGGAGAAGGGCTTCGGGTTCATTGCCCCCGAAGACGGTTCCGCCGATGTGTTTGTCCACTACACGGAGATCCAGGGTTCGGGCTTCCGCACCCTCGAAGAGAACCAGAAGGTCGAGTTTGAGATCGGCCATAGCCCTAAGGGCCCCCAGGCCACCGGAGTCCGCTCGCTGTAA
- a CDS encoding PAS domain-containing protein, producing the protein MAHDWLLVETLGGDPTVVSQGRQLKNLVPITTFLRRSPYLAAVRTAIAESVQTGQALTSITPKRDRIIRTEPVVMSDGFIHGVHVWTGPADTDPPERPIPGPLKWDLTLGVATDTRESLINSGKNPEVEVTFGRAFAEDLPSRELNPNETKVLAMAVKAKPDQTLCSTWDLTDWRGESIRIGFVARTILEPGPDGREHLVARAINWQSELKGPEVSTDDLAQRILSGLAQAGVHRALIDLNTWTLLKWLDEPCTFYDWRTIEAGKPRVHPDDQDLMSTMTREFSGGATSRVLRLPGHDGDWVPVHVTVNRIELETDTYAGLVSLRLPTDEELATAGLSPPPDAAP; encoded by the coding sequence ATGGCCCACGACTGGTTGCTCGTGGAGACACTCGGCGGAGACCCCACCGTTGTGTCGCAGGGCCGCCAGCTCAAAAATCTCGTCCCTATCACCACGTTCCTGCGCCGCAGCCCCTATCTCGCCGCTGTTCGCACGGCCATCGCCGAGTCGGTGCAGACCGGCCAGGCGTTAACCAGCATCACGCCCAAACGCGACCGCATCATTCGCACCGAGCCGGTGGTGATGTCCGACGGCTTCATCCACGGCGTGCATGTCTGGACCGGCCCCGCGGACACCGACCCGCCCGAGCGGCCGATCCCGGGGCCACTGAAGTGGGACCTGACCCTCGGGGTGGCCACCGACACCCGCGAATCGCTGATCAACAGCGGCAAGAACCCCGAAGTCGAAGTCACCTTCGGCAGGGCCTTCGCCGAGGACCTCCCGTCCCGTGAACTCAACCCGAACGAAACCAAAGTGCTGGCCATGGCGGTCAAGGCCAAGCCCGACCAAACGCTGTGCAGCACTTGGGATCTCACCGACTGGCGCGGAGAGTCGATCCGGATCGGTTTTGTCGCGCGCACGATCCTGGAACCGGGACCCGACGGCCGGGAGCACTTGGTGGCGCGGGCCATCAACTGGCAGTCCGAATTGAAGGGCCCAGAGGTGTCGACCGACGATCTGGCGCAGCGGATCCTCAGCGGCCTCGCCCAGGCCGGGGTTCATCGCGCGCTGATCGACCTCAACACCTGGACCCTGCTGAAATGGCTCGACGAGCCCTGCACCTTTTACGACTGGCGCACCATCGAGGCGGGCAAGCCCCGGGTTCACCCCGATGACCAGGACTTGATGTCCACCATGACAAGGGAATTCAGCGGGGGCGCCACCAGTCGCGTGTTGCGGTTGCCCGGGCACGACGGAGATTGGGTGCCAGTGCACGTCACCGTCAACCGCATCGAGCTGGAAACGGACACGTACGCCGGGCTGGTATCGCTGCGCTTACCCACCGACGAGGAACTGGCCACCGCGGGTTTGTCGCCACCCCCCGACGCAGCGCCCTAA
- a CDS encoding DEAD/DEAH box helicase codes for MASFGSDLLAAALAGTAPDERPLRHVAELPPRSGRPHEWPAWAEPDIVGAFAGRGITAPWSHQFAAADLAHSGRHVVVSTGTASGKSLAYQLPVLNALATDPRARVLYLSPTKALGHDQLRAAHALTAVIPRLHDVAPTAYDGDSPTEVRRFARERSRWLFSNPDMIHLSILRNHARWAVLLRGLRFVVVDECHYYRGVFGSNVAMVLRRLLRLCARYSSSPTVIFASATTDSPGATAAELIGLPVEEVSEDGSPQGARTVALWEPALRADLTGENGAPVRRSAGAEAARVMADLIAEGAQTLTFVRSRRAAELTALGAQARLDDVAPELSRTVASYRAGYLAEDRTALERALAEGRLRGLATTNALELGVDIAGLDAVVLAGFPGTVASFWQQAGRSGRRGQGALVVLIARDDPLDTYLVHNPAALLDKPVERVVIDPANPYILGPQLLCAATELPLDEAEVRTLGATEVADGLVDDGLLRRRAGKYFPVPGLEPHAAVDIRGSAGGQIVIVEADTGRLLGSAGAGQAPATVHPGAVYLHQGDSYVVDSLDTEEGIAFVHAEDPGYATFAREITDIAVTGAGERLAFGPVTLGLVPVRVTHQVVGFLRRRLSGEVIDFIELDMPEHTLATTAVMYTITEDALQRKGIEATQIPGALHAAEHAAIGLLPLVASCDRGDIGGLSTAVGPDPRGLPSVFVYDGYPGGAGFAERGFRRARTWLGATAAAIEACECPWGCPSCVQSPKCGNGNDPLDKAGAVLVLKLVLAELAQGPRENDPRG; via the coding sequence ATGGCGAGTTTCGGCAGTGACCTGCTTGCCGCCGCACTCGCCGGAACCGCGCCAGACGAGCGTCCGCTGCGTCATGTCGCCGAATTGCCACCGCGCAGCGGCCGGCCGCACGAGTGGCCGGCCTGGGCCGAGCCCGACATCGTCGGCGCGTTCGCCGGCCGCGGGATCACCGCACCGTGGTCGCATCAGTTCGCGGCCGCCGACCTGGCGCATTCGGGCCGTCACGTGGTGGTCAGCACCGGTACCGCGTCGGGCAAGTCACTGGCCTATCAGCTTCCGGTCCTCAACGCGTTGGCGACCGATCCGCGGGCACGCGTGCTGTACCTGTCGCCGACGAAAGCGTTGGGCCACGACCAATTGCGAGCCGCGCACGCACTGACCGCGGTCATCCCGCGGCTTCATGACGTCGCACCCACGGCGTACGACGGCGACAGCCCGACCGAGGTCCGACGATTCGCGCGGGAACGTTCGCGGTGGCTGTTCTCCAATCCCGACATGATCCATCTGTCGATATTGCGCAATCACGCCCGTTGGGCCGTCCTATTGCGCGGTCTGCGATTCGTGGTGGTCGACGAATGTCATTACTACCGTGGGGTATTCGGGTCCAACGTGGCGATGGTGCTGCGCCGGCTGCTGCGGTTGTGCGCCCGCTATTCCTCCTCGCCGACGGTGATCTTCGCCAGCGCGACAACGGATTCGCCGGGCGCGACGGCCGCCGAGCTCATCGGGTTGCCGGTCGAGGAGGTCAGCGAGGACGGTTCACCCCAGGGCGCCCGGACCGTGGCGTTGTGGGAGCCCGCGCTGCGGGCCGATCTGACCGGTGAGAACGGCGCGCCGGTGCGCCGCTCCGCCGGTGCGGAGGCGGCACGCGTCATGGCGGATCTGATCGCCGAGGGCGCCCAAACGTTGACGTTCGTGCGGTCGCGGCGGGCCGCGGAATTGACCGCGCTGGGCGCCCAGGCGAGGTTGGACGACGTCGCTCCGGAGTTGTCCCGCACGGTGGCGTCGTATCGTGCCGGTTACCTCGCGGAGGACCGCACCGCGCTGGAGCGTGCGCTGGCCGAGGGCCGGTTGCGGGGCCTGGCCACCACCAATGCGCTGGAGTTGGGGGTGGACATCGCCGGACTGGACGCGGTGGTGCTCGCCGGTTTCCCCGGCACGGTTGCGTCGTTCTGGCAGCAGGCCGGCCGGTCCGGGCGACGCGGCCAGGGCGCGCTGGTGGTACTGATCGCCCGCGACGATCCGCTGGACACGTATCTGGTGCACAACCCGGCCGCGTTGCTGGACAAGCCGGTCGAGCGGGTCGTCATCGACCCGGCCAATCCCTACATCCTGGGTCCGCAGCTGTTGTGCGCGGCAACCGAACTGCCGCTGGACGAGGCCGAGGTGCGCACCCTCGGCGCCACCGAGGTGGCGGACGGCCTGGTCGACGACGGCCTACTGCGGCGACGTGCCGGCAAGTACTTTCCGGTGCCCGGACTGGAACCGCATGCCGCCGTGGACATCCGGGGCTCGGCGGGCGGCCAGATCGTCATCGTGGAGGCCGACACCGGCAGGTTGCTGGGCAGCGCCGGCGCCGGTCAGGCACCGGCCACCGTCCACCCCGGCGCGGTGTACCTGCATCAGGGCGACAGCTACGTGGTGGACTCGCTGGACACCGAGGAAGGCATCGCGTTCGTACACGCCGAGGACCCGGGCTACGCGACGTTCGCGCGGGAGATCACCGATATCGCCGTCACCGGCGCGGGCGAGCGCCTGGCGTTCGGGCCGGTCACGTTGGGCCTGGTGCCGGTCAGGGTCACCCACCAGGTGGTGGGCTTCCTGCGCCGCCGGCTCTCCGGGGAGGTGATCGACTTCATCGAATTGGACATGCCGGAACACACGCTGGCCACCACGGCGGTGATGTACACCATCACCGAGGATGCGTTGCAGCGCAAGGGCATTGAGGCGACGCAGATCCCGGGAGCGTTGCACGCCGCCGAGCATGCGGCGATCGGCCTGCTGCCGCTGGTGGCCAGTTGCGATCGCGGGGACATCGGCGGCCTGTCCACCGCGGTCGGGCCCGATCCGCGTGGGCTGCCCAGCGTCTTCGTCTACGACGGCTATCCGGGCGGCGCGGGATTCGCCGAGCGGGGCTTTCGCCGGGCCCGCACCTGGCTGGGTGCGACGGCCGCCGCCATCGAGGCGTGCGAGTGTCCCTGGGGGTGCCCGTCGTGCGTGCAGTCCCCCAAGTGCGGCAACGGCAACGACCCGCTTGACAAGGCGGGCGCCGTGCTGGTGCTCAAGCTGGTTCTCGCAGAGTTGGCGCAGGGGCCGCGGGAGAACGATCCGCGTGGATGA